In a single window of the Cryptococcus tetragattii IND107 chromosome 1, whole genome shotgun sequence genome:
- a CDS encoding 6-phosphogluconolactonase: protein MPPQPPAPPVFYSFPDTEVLVDSLANFVVKAQRDAVDKRGKFTIALSRGSLAANLRGLVGQQNVQWDKWEVFFVDEAAVPLEDEDSNYHSNYLSFLSHVPIPREQIHTIDVTQLDDLEELADQYEKQLVNHFAASNAARYPTFDLMLLGIGPDGETASLFPGHEILSEKDAWVSFIDDAPRGPARRITMTFPVLNHCYRAVFVATGKEKTEMLHTILDQPEAGLPCSRVRPASPGLVFWFADADAASATQYPPTTFRWIDNEKEAQEAVDAAKRRAAKKLAEADTPFTSHLVFALTLATPFFIRSLT, encoded by the exons ATGCCGCCCCAACCTCCAGCACCTCCCGTCTTCTACAGTTTCCCGGACACAGAAGTCCTAGTTG ACTCACTCGCCAACTTTGTCGTCAAGGCTCAGCGGGATGCCGTTGATAAGCGAGGAAAATTCACAATCGCTCTCTCTCGAGGATCACTTGCCGCCAATCTGAGAGGATTGGTCGGACAACAGAATGTACAGTGGGACAAGTG GGAGGTCTTCTTTGTCGATGAGGCCGCTGTCCCTCTTGAGGACGAAGATTCCAACTATCATTCAAACTACCTTTCATTCCTTTCCCATGTACCCATTCCTAGGGAGCAGATCCATACCATCGATGTCACTCAACTTGACGACCTCGAGGAGTTGGCAGACCAGTACGAGAAACAACTTGTCAACCACTTTGCTGCCTCAAATGCTGCAAGGTATCCTACCTTTGACCTGATGCTGCTGGGTATAGGCCCAGACGGTGAGACGGCGAGTCTATTCCCGGGGCATGAAATCCTGAGCGAGAAAGACGCGTGGGTCAGCTTTATCGATGACGCGCCGCGAGGACCCGCAAGGAGAATCACTATGAC TTTCCCTGTCTTGAACCATTGCTATAGGGCTGTCTTCGTGGCTACcggcaaggagaagactgaGATGCTACATACCATTCTTGATCAGCCTGAAGCTGGACTTCCTTGCTCACGCGTCCGACCTGC CTCTCCCGGTCTTGTATTTTGGTTTGCCGATGCAGACGCCGCTTCTGCAACTCAGTACCCGCCGACCACTTTCCGATGGATTGAtaatgagaaggaagccCAAGAGGCAGTCGATGCTGCAAAGCGCAGGGCCGCCAAAAAACTGGCAGAGGCCGACA